A single genomic interval of Oryzias latipes chromosome 3, ASM223467v1 harbors:
- the LOC101166040 gene encoding asc-type amino acid transporter 1, with protein sequence MAERTRICTEDMEEKTRRRKDDSNSDNSGKVTLKKEIGLLSACAIIIGNIIGSGIFISPKGVLEHAGSVGLSLIVWVCGGGICALGSLCYAELGVTIPKSGGDYSYVTEIFGGLVGFLLLWSAVLIMYPTTLAVIALTFSNYVLQPAFQNCVPPFIAIKLLAAICVLFLTWVNCSSVRWATRIQDIFTVGKLLALALIIVVGLVQIFRGHYDALVPSVAFEFQQDSSVGQIALAFLQASFAYSGWNFLNYVTEEVVEPRKNLPRAIYISIPLVTLVYTMTNIAYFSSMTPEELLASNAVAVTFGEKLLGMFSWVMPISVALSTFGGINGYLFTSSRLCFSGAREGHLPYLLAMIHLKNCTPIPALLVCCFATIVILCIGETHNLINYVSFINYLSYGVTIAGLLYLRKTRPNLARPIRVSLLVPISYLVFWAVLLGFSLYSEPVVCGLGMVIMLTGVPVYFVGVQWKEKPKWVYRLVERFTYVGQKLCYVVFPQNDSSETEPLTAKASD encoded by the exons ATGGCAGAGAGGACGCGCATTTGCacggaggacatggaggagaaaacgaggaggaggaaggatgaCAGCAACTCCGACAACAGCGGCAAAGTCaccctaaaaaaagaaatcggACTTCTGAGCGCCTGCGCTATAATCATCG GTAACATCATCGGCTCTGGGATCTTCATCTCCCCTAAAGGAGTGCTGGAGCACGCGGGCTCCGTGGGGCTGTCACTCATCGTCTGGGTCTGTGGGGGCGGCATCTGTGCCCTCGGGTCCCTGTGTTACGCTGAACTGGGTGTCACCATCCCAAAGTCTGGGGGAGACTATTCCTACGTGACAGAAATATTTGGAGGTCTGGTGGG CTTCCTGTTGTTATGGAGTGCTGTCCTCATCATGTATCCAACCACGCTGGCCGTCATCGCCCTCACCTTCTCCAATTACGTCCTGCAGCCAGCCTTCCAGAACTGTGTGCCTCCATTCATCGCCATCAAACTCCTCGCTGCCATCTGTGTCT TGTTTCTGACCTGGGTGAACTGCTCCAGTGTGCGCTGGGCGACaaggatccaggacatcttcacTGTCGGAAAGCTTCTGGCTCTGGCGCTCATCATAGTGGTGGGCCTTGTTCAGATCTTCAGAG GCCACTACGATGCACTGGTGCCGAGCGTGGCCTTTGAATTCCAGCAGGACTCCTCGGTGGGACAGATAGCCCTGGCCTTCCTGCAGGCCTCTTTTGCCTACAGCGGCTGGAACTTCCTCAACTATGTCACAGAGGAGGTGGTGGAACCACGCAA AAACCTGCCCCGCGCCATCTATATCTCCATCCCACTGGTGACTCTCGTCTACACCATGACCAACATTGCTTACTTTTCCTCCATGACCCCAGAGGAGCTCCTGGCCTCCAATGCTGTGGCCGTG ACATTTGGAGAGAAGCTGTTGGGTATGTTCTCCTGGGTGATGCCGATCTCTGTGGCCCTCTCCACGTTTGGAGGGATCAATGGATATCTCTTCACCTCTTCCAG GTTGTGTTTCTCGGGAGCTAGAGAAGGTCACCTGCCATATCTGCTGGCTATGATTCATCTAAAAAACTGCACACCCATCCCCGCCCTGCTGGTCTGT TGTTTCGCCACAATAGTCATCCTGTGTATCGGAGAGACACACAACCTGATCAACTATGTGTCCTTCATCAACTACCTGTCCTACGGCGTAACCATCGCGGGTCTGCTGTACCTGAGAAAAACGAGACCCAACCTGGCCAGACCTATCAGG GTGAGCCTGTTGGTCCCCATCAGCTACCTGGTCTTCTGGGCTGTGCTGCTGGGCTTCAGTCTGTACTCTGAGCCTGTGGTCTGTGGCCTTGGGATGGTGATCATGCTGACCGGCGTCCCCGTTTACTTTGTGGGTGTTCAGTGGAAGGAGAAGCCCAAATGGGTCTACAGGCTGGTtg AAAGATTCACATACGTGGGGCAGAAGTTGTGCTACGTGGTGTTTCCTCAGAACGACTCCTCAGAGACCGAACCCCTCACTGCCAAAGCCTCTGACTGA